One region of Termitidicoccus mucosus genomic DNA includes:
- a CDS encoding CobW family GTP-binding protein, translating to MNPKNPIPVTILTGFLGAGKTTLLNRILTEQHGKKIAVIENEFGEVGVDNQLVIQSDEELFEMNNGCICCTVRGDLIRILTRLAKRKEPLDAVLIETTGLADPGPVAQTFFTDPEIREVFRLDAIVTVVDAKHIALHLDDSDEAREQVAFADVILLNKIDLVEPNELNALEARLRKMNAAAKIHRTRNGEIALDRVLGVGGFNLSRATEIDPQFLEPEYPFEWAGVYELPAGKAALTIDEGPDPEMSVTLLPVASLSETDITTAREAAVRTFSDWETVLRPGDAILPGETHQQLSFSAFPAVFPVLVKRAGLYALFTQHHPDEFNAALHIAGEGVAPKWEHTFKPDHEHDEEVTSVGVSLPGNLDGKRLNEWLDVLLRTKGNDIFRSKGVLAVHGSDQRLVFQGVHMLFDGRLDRPWGDESRVNTFVFIGRNLNRDELVEGFKRCLVTDGVIAGHAVPDGSREA from the coding sequence ATGAACCCAAAGAATCCCATCCCTGTGACTATCCTCACTGGCTTTCTCGGCGCAGGAAAGACCACGCTGCTCAACCGCATTCTCACCGAACAGCACGGCAAGAAGATCGCCGTCATCGAAAACGAGTTTGGCGAGGTTGGCGTTGATAACCAACTCGTCATCCAAAGCGATGAGGAGTTGTTCGAAATGAACAATGGCTGCATTTGCTGCACCGTGCGCGGCGATCTCATCCGTATTCTCACCCGGCTGGCCAAGCGCAAGGAGCCCCTTGATGCGGTGCTCATCGAAACTACTGGGCTCGCCGATCCCGGTCCAGTGGCGCAGACGTTTTTCACCGACCCCGAAATTCGCGAGGTCTTCCGCCTCGATGCGATCGTCACCGTCGTAGACGCAAAACACATCGCGCTGCATCTCGACGACTCCGATGAAGCGCGGGAACAGGTCGCATTCGCGGATGTGATCCTCTTGAACAAGATTGATCTCGTGGAACCAAACGAGCTAAACGCATTGGAAGCTCGTCTGCGGAAAATGAACGCTGCCGCGAAAATCCATCGGACGCGCAACGGGGAGATTGCCTTGGATCGGGTGCTGGGCGTAGGCGGCTTTAATCTCTCTCGGGCCACGGAAATCGACCCGCAGTTCTTGGAGCCGGAATATCCGTTCGAGTGGGCGGGCGTCTATGAACTGCCCGCTGGCAAAGCGGCCTTGACCATCGATGAAGGACCCGATCCCGAGATGAGCGTGACATTGCTGCCGGTTGCCAGTCTGAGCGAGACTGACATCACGACCGCCCGCGAGGCGGCGGTGCGGACTTTTTCGGATTGGGAGACGGTTCTGCGCCCCGGTGACGCCATCCTGCCGGGTGAAACGCACCAACAACTGAGTTTTTCTGCTTTTCCGGCAGTTTTTCCCGTGCTTGTAAAAAGGGCAGGGCTTTACGCTCTGTTCACCCAGCACCATCCGGATGAGTTCAATGCCGCGCTCCACATCGCGGGCGAAGGCGTTGCGCCGAAATGGGAGCACACCTTCAAGCCCGACCATGAGCACGACGAAGAGGTGACGTCCGTAGGCGTAAGCCTGCCCGGAAATCTCGATGGAAAGCGATTGAACGAGTGGCTGGACGTGTTGTTGCGCACGAAGGGCAACGACATCTTCCGCAGCAAGGGCGTGCTGGCTGTCCACGGCAGCGACCAACGGCTGGTTTTTCAGGGGGTGCACATGCTCTTTGACGGACGCCTCGACCGCCCATGGGGCGACGAGTCGCGCGTGAACACGTTCGTTTTTATCGGCCGAAATCTCAACCGAGATGAATTGGTCGAAGGATTTAAACGCTGCTTGGTGACAGATGGAGTGATTGCAGGGCACGCAGTGCCTGATGGATCGCGGGAGGCTTGA
- a CDS encoding class I SAM-dependent methyltransferase — protein MPRDAHVLCLGVGTGAELIALARFFPGWRFAAVDPSAPMLDVCKRRVAAAGIADRCDFHAAYVHELPAEVKFHAATAILVSQFLTDRAQRVGFFCEIASRLRPGGLLVSADLTTAPRGQHESLLGVWQRMMRYSGANEEQIQGMLAAYAREVGLLPAEAMEALLAEAGFPSAVQFSQSLLIHAWYARRENDLEA, from the coding sequence CTGCCGCGCGATGCCCATGTTCTTTGTCTTGGCGTCGGCACCGGCGCAGAACTGATCGCCCTCGCACGATTCTTTCCCGGCTGGCGCTTCGCGGCGGTCGATCCCTCTGCGCCTATGCTCGACGTTTGCAAGCGACGCGTTGCGGCGGCGGGCATCGCCGACCGCTGCGATTTCCATGCGGCCTACGTGCATGAACTTCCTGCCGAGGTTAAGTTCCATGCCGCCACGGCGATTCTTGTTTCTCAGTTTCTCACGGACCGGGCGCAGCGCGTTGGTTTTTTTTGCGAGATCGCGTCCCGGCTTCGTCCGGGCGGATTGCTCGTCAGCGCCGATCTCACGACTGCTCCGCGCGGCCAGCACGAGAGCCTGCTTGGCGTCTGGCAGCGGATGATGCGTTACTCGGGAGCGAACGAGGAACAGATTCAGGGCATGCTTGCCGCCTACGCTCGCGAGGTCGGGCTGCTACCGGCCGAGGCAATGGAAGCATTGCTCGCCGAAGCAGGCTTCCCCTCGGCCGTGCAATTTTCGCAGTCCCTGTTGATTCACGCTTGGTATGCGCGACGTGAAAATGATCTCGAAGCATAA
- a CDS encoding GTP-binding protein, with product MKGNTSTRNSALRRRKSDSVRGSSSTIDREGSETMRLFDPSLLGQLASGSKFRPDVTVISGFLGAGKTTLLQQLLKKTPHGLRVAIVVNDLNEINIDALFLEKMLPSESSASIASTVALGNGCVCCTARDALGDAIVELATSGKFDHIIIESSGAAEPRPVTDLFYQTNIVGPRLDEVATLHVLITVVDAAAWFQASLEEHRLNADALGKVVGAHQSLFTLMVEQVECADVIFE from the coding sequence GTGAAGGGAAATACCAGCACCAGAAACAGCGCATTACGCCGCCGAAAGTCTGATTCGGTTCGAGGATCATCATCAACAATTGACCGCGAAGGCAGCGAAACCATGCGCTTGTTTGATCCCAGTCTGCTTGGTCAGTTGGCATCCGGGTCGAAGTTCAGGCCCGACGTGACCGTGATCAGCGGTTTTCTCGGCGCGGGCAAGACAACGCTGTTACAGCAACTCCTAAAAAAAACTCCACATGGCCTGCGTGTGGCGATCGTCGTCAATGATCTCAACGAGATCAATATCGACGCCCTCTTTCTGGAGAAAATGCTACCATCCGAGTCCTCTGCGAGCATCGCCTCCACCGTGGCCTTGGGTAATGGCTGCGTGTGCTGCACGGCGAGGGACGCGCTCGGTGATGCCATTGTGGAATTGGCCACCAGCGGCAAGTTTGATCACATCATCATCGAGAGCAGCGGGGCCGCAGAACCACGCCCGGTGACGGATCTTTTCTATCAAACAAACATCGTTGGTCCACGTCTGGACGAGGTGGCGACCCTTCATGTGCTCATCACTGTGGTGGATGCTGCCGCCTGGTTCCAGGCCTCGCTGGAAGAACATAGATTGAACGCAGACGCATTGGGGAAGGTTGTCGGCGCGCATCAATCCTTGTTCACATTGATGGTAGAGCAGGTGGAATGTGCTGATGTCATTTTTGAATAA
- a CDS encoding GTP-binding protein, protein MDLEVFFTRVGNPVRRRVCGNFSSKAGPVWCAPRDFSGVWRPNRIGFLSVAGRETRIDYLGPWAAALVERGSVPFSAIPDSLREFWQEPSGDRRQEIVLIGVNLDADALGRALNEQVISFTHS, encoded by the coding sequence ATGGACTTGGAAGTTTTCTTTACACGGGTCGGAAACCCTGTGCGGCGGCGCGTCTGCGGAAATTTTTCGAGCAAGGCTGGCCCGGTCTGGTGCGCGCCAAGGGATTTTTCTGGAGTGTGGAGGCCCAATCGCATCGGGTTCCTTTCTGTCGCCGGTCGCGAGACGCGGATCGACTATCTCGGCCCTTGGGCGGCTGCTTTGGTCGAGCGCGGGAGCGTGCCGTTTTCCGCCATACCCGATTCCCTCCGCGAATTCTGGCAGGAGCCGTCCGGCGATCGACGTCAGGAAATCGTGCTGATCGGCGTGAACCTAGACGCAGATGCATTGGGTCGGGCCTTGAATGAGCAAGTCATCTCATTTACACATTCTTAG
- a CDS encoding ABC transporter ATP-binding protein, whose translation MLIIDNLTKRFNGNTAIDVLSFQIASGELFALLGPNGAGKTTTINCLLGFLKPDSGRALIDGLDVAIEPLETKRRLAYIPEQVNLYGHFSGVENLAYFAELGGHRYSDSELHAFLDDAGLQCEAHDRRVSGYSKGMRQKVGIAIALAKKAKALLLDEPTSGLDPSASHEFSRLLGQLRSRGVAILMATHDLFRAKEDATRVGIMRRGQLVRELTAAEISHADLENSTSKPCAPECASNQGYDADSMHMMPTQTAVAAKAA comes from the coding sequence ATGCTCATCATCGACAACCTCACCAAGCGCTTCAACGGCAACACCGCCATCGATGTACTCTCCTTCCAAATCGCATCGGGTGAGCTTTTTGCCCTGCTTGGCCCCAATGGCGCGGGCAAGACCACCACGATCAATTGCCTGCTCGGGTTCTTGAAGCCTGATTCCGGGCGTGCCTTGATTGATGGACTCGATGTCGCAATCGAGCCCCTGGAAACCAAACGCCGTCTCGCCTACATCCCCGAGCAGGTAAACCTCTACGGGCACTTCAGCGGTGTGGAAAATCTGGCTTATTTCGCCGAACTCGGCGGGCATCGTTATTCCGACAGTGAGCTACACGCATTTCTTGATGATGCCGGTTTGCAGTGCGAGGCCCATGATCGCCGCGTGAGCGGGTACTCCAAGGGCATGCGACAGAAAGTCGGCATCGCGATCGCCTTGGCAAAAAAGGCGAAAGCGCTCCTGCTTGATGAGCCCACCAGCGGCCTTGATCCAAGTGCATCGCATGAGTTCAGCCGACTGCTCGGACAACTCCGAAGCCGCGGCGTCGCCATTCTCATGGCCACGCACGATCTTTTCCGCGCGAAGGAAGACGCTACGCGCGTGGGCATCATGCGCCGCGGTCAGTTGGTGCGCGAACTCACCGCCGCAGAAATCAGTCACGCTGATCTCGAAAACTCTACCTCGAAACCATGCGCGCCTGAGTGTGCCTCCAACCAAGGCTACGATGCCGATTCCATGCACATGATGCCGACGCAGACTGCAGTCGCGGCGAAGGCCGCCTAG
- a CDS encoding DUF3526 domain-containing protein has product MSSRLLKWELRHLRADLAPWLLAALLAALTLFAVANGASHAHARRALQAEAQANTVALAREARAFAARLDAGEAEVAAFRDPRNPAGFGRFYLAGYAAKPPLSAGMLTVGQDDLYPSLFKVTYRSREQSLAGVGYDNPQHQLLGRFDAAFVVVYILPLLLLALTYNLLSGERERGTLSCCCSSDPRSRASWWRVGPWRADTFSAYFCSSRPPRSRGPEDSPQAEADVSPCGRSDGRLRRVLVALALAANARGSSAANAVALAARGCCSPRRPATINVVAKTLGPAPSHLEFVGAQRDAESDARNRQSELLAAYFEDHPELASPDARSAGAPDPALVADAGYREQERLLAPVRARHAERIARQQKLVDALRFLSPALLVQAAFNDLGGSGPERHRLFVAQADAYHDTLRGYIQPLVLAKKTFTDFDGAPAFAFEDEPAGAAARRTLVPLVALFAASALIALGACRGLRSS; this is encoded by the coding sequence ATGTCCAGCCGTCTTTTGAAATGGGAACTCCGTCACCTGCGGGCCGACCTCGCTCCGTGGCTGCTCGCGGCCCTGCTCGCCGCGCTCACGCTTTTTGCCGTCGCCAACGGCGCGAGCCACGCTCACGCGCGTCGCGCGCTGCAGGCCGAGGCACAGGCCAACACGGTCGCGCTCGCCCGGGAAGCCCGCGCATTCGCGGCGAGGCTCGACGCCGGCGAGGCCGAAGTCGCCGCCTTCCGCGACCCGCGCAACCCGGCCGGCTTCGGTCGCTTCTACCTCGCCGGTTACGCCGCGAAGCCTCCGCTCTCCGCCGGCATGCTCACCGTCGGTCAGGACGATCTTTATCCATCGCTTTTCAAAGTCACCTATCGGTCGCGCGAGCAATCGCTCGCCGGGGTTGGGTATGACAATCCGCAGCACCAGTTACTCGGGCGTTTCGACGCGGCCTTCGTCGTGGTCTATATCCTGCCGCTGTTGCTGCTCGCGCTCACCTACAACCTGCTGTCCGGAGAGCGGGAGCGCGGCACGCTCTCCTGCTGCTGCTCCAGCGATCCTCGATCACGGGCGTCATGGTGGCGCGTGGGGCCGTGGCGGGCGGATACGTTCTCGGCGTATTTTTGCTCTTCGCGTCCGCCGCGTTCGCGTGGGCCGGAGGATTCTCCGCAGGCGGAGGCGGACGTTTCGCCCTGTGGGCGGTCTGACGGTCGCCTACGGCGTGTTCTGGTGGCGTTGGCCCTCGCGGCGAACGCGCGCGGCTCCTCTGCGGCCAACGCGGTTGCGCTGGCGGCGCGTGGCTGCTGTTCACCTCGTCGTCCCGCGACGATCAACGTCGTGGCGAAGACACTCGGTCCGGCACCCTCGCACTTGGAGTTTGTCGGGGCGCAACGTGATGCGGAGTCCGACGCGCGCAACCGGCAAAGCGAGTTGCTCGCGGCATACTTCGAGGATCACCCCGAACTCGCGTCGCCGGACGCGCGGTCGGCGGGCGCGCCCGATCCCGCACTGGTGGCCGACGCCGGCTACCGCGAGCAGGAGCGCCTGCTCGCCCCGGTGCGCGCCCGCCACGCGGAGCGGATCGCGCGCCAGCAAAAGCTGGTTGACGCGCTGCGCTTCCTCTCGCCTGCGCTCCTCGTCCAGGCGGCCTTCAACGACCTCGGCGGCTCCGGGCCGGAACGCCACCGCCTGTTCGTTGCGCAGGCGGACGCGTATCACGACACGCTGCGCGGCTACATCCAGCCCTTGGTGCTGGCGAAAAAAACGTTCACCGATTTCGACGGCGCTCCGGCGTTTGCATTCGAGGACGAACCCGCCGGGGCGGCCGCGAGGCGGACGTTGGTCCCACTGGTTGCACTGTTTGCGGCGTCCGCGCTGATCGCCCTGGGGGCGTGTCGGGGGCTGCGGTCATCCTAG
- a CDS encoding peptidoglycan recognition family protein, which produces MRDVKMISKHNRRTFLIGLALLGSSVALRGAAKTIAGRSRPAALDRVAATTRALTIVPDRWKIIVGHHSGTAVGNAAIFDRYHRSHGMEHGLAYHFVIGNGSRSGDGEIEIGGRWLKQFAGGHVHDEAVNQVGIGICCVGNFEETQPTPGQLRSFIALVEYLKADVVKTPVRFAVHREINPGRTVCPGRNFPIAAMHARFG; this is translated from the coding sequence ATGCGCGACGTGAAAATGATCTCGAAGCATAACCGTCGCACCTTTCTCATTGGGCTGGCTCTGCTCGGAAGCTCGGTGGCGCTTCGCGGCGCAGCCAAGACGATTGCGGGGCGAAGCCGCCCGGCGGCATTGGATCGTGTCGCAGCGACGACCCGAGCGCTCACCATCGTTCCCGACCGCTGGAAAATCATTGTGGGTCATCATAGCGGAACCGCTGTCGGGAACGCGGCGATATTCGACCGCTATCATCGGTCTCACGGCATGGAGCATGGCCTCGCTTATCACTTCGTCATTGGCAACGGAAGCCGATCGGGTGACGGCGAAATTGAAATTGGCGGACGCTGGTTGAAGCAGTTCGCCGGGGGACATGTCCACGACGAGGCGGTCAACCAAGTCGGCATCGGCATTTGTTGCGTTGGGAATTTTGAGGAAACCCAACCCACGCCGGGGCAACTTCGTTCTTTCATCGCGTTGGTCGAATATCTCAAAGCAGATGTAGTAAAGACTCCGGTGCGTTTCGCGGTGCACCGCGAAATCAATCCCGGGCGCACCGTTTGTCCCGGCCGAAATTTTCCCATCGCGGCGATGCACGCGAGATTCGGCTGA
- a CDS encoding ABC transporter permease, translating to MITVIARHEFTATLRDGRFRLCAALVGLLLAAALLAGWSFQRDLAARRAAAVRHEHAHWIGQPDKNPHSAAHYGLHVFKPRLSPALLDPGIEPYVGSVVWLEAHNQNDFTGKPAEDATAAQRFGELTAVLVLQLLLPLLIIVNCFGTVAGERERGTLRQVFALGVSPARWLLGKMFGQAAALTLAVVPAVVVGSLAVWLAREGTLTSGTWLRLVLFAAVHLVYLAVFLAGSLAVSALARTSRASLVILLGLWTLNGLLLPRAAIELAARLHPLTSPVAVREELRMRFGAPDFHLAEQRRLEAELMGRFGVSRPEDLPVNSRGLFLQAGEEAGNRVFDDVFGRLFDRIEAQNDLVRSLAWIAPFQAVRQVSQSLAGTDFAHHRDFIGAAEQHRRLLQRELNGDLIFNGPRDGSTYLADAGLWAKMPPFVYHPPSPSAALRAQSVSLLALALWLMLAPLLLVRAARTLNPL from the coding sequence ATGATCACCGTCATCGCCCGCCACGAATTCACCGCCACGCTCCGCGACGGACGCTTCCGCCTCTGCGCCGCCCTCGTGGGCCTGCTGCTCGCCGCCGCGCTCCTCGCGGGCTGGTCGTTCCAGCGCGACCTCGCCGCGCGCCGTGCCGCCGCCGTCCGCCACGAGCACGCACACTGGATCGGCCAGCCGGACAAAAACCCGCACTCCGCCGCTCATTACGGCCTCCACGTCTTCAAGCCCCGCCTCTCCCCTGCCCTGCTTGATCCCGGGATCGAACCCTATGTGGGCTCGGTCGTTTGGCTGGAGGCGCACAACCAGAACGACTTTACCGGCAAACCCGCCGAGGACGCCACCGCCGCGCAACGCTTCGGCGAGCTCACCGCCGTCCTCGTGCTGCAGCTCCTGCTCCCCCTGCTCATCATCGTGAACTGCTTCGGCACCGTGGCCGGCGAACGCGAGCGCGGAACGCTCCGGCAGGTATTCGCCCTCGGCGTTTCTCCCGCTCGCTGGCTGTTGGGCAAGATGTTCGGACAAGCCGCCGCGCTCACCCTCGCAGTGGTCCCCGCCGTTGTGGTGGGCTCGCTCGCCGTATGGCTCGCCCGCGAAGGCACGCTCACCAGCGGCACGTGGCTTCGCCTCGTGCTATTCGCCGCCGTGCATCTCGTCTATCTCGCAGTGTTCCTGGCCGGCTCATTGGCAGTCTCGGCGCTCGCTCGAACCTCGCGTGCCTCGCTTGTCATCCTGCTCGGACTATGGACGCTCAACGGCCTGCTGCTGCCGCGCGCCGCCATCGAGCTGGCCGCGCGGCTTCATCCGCTGACCTCTCCGGTCGCAGTGCGCGAGGAATTGCGCATGCGTTTCGGCGCGCCCGATTTTCACCTCGCCGAGCAGCGCAGACTGGAGGCGGAGCTGATGGGCCGCTTCGGTGTGTCTCGCCCGGAGGATTTGCCGGTCAATTCGCGCGGCCTCTTCCTTCAGGCGGGCGAGGAGGCGGGAAACCGCGTCTTCGACGACGTGTTCGGGCGGCTGTTCGACCGCATCGAAGCGCAAAACGACCTCGTCCGCTCGCTCGCGTGGATCGCGCCCTTTCAGGCCGTGCGGCAGGTCTCGCAATCCCTCGCGGGCACCGATTTCGCGCACCACCGTGACTTCATCGGCGCCGCCGAACAGCACCGCCGCCTGCTTCAACGCGAGTTGAACGGTGACCTGATTTTCAACGGCCCGCGCGACGGCTCGACCTATCTGGCCGACGCCGGCCTGTGGGCGAAAATGCCCCCTTTCGTCTACCACCCACCGTCACCCTCTGCGGCGCTGCGCGCCCAGTCCGTCTCCCTCCTTGCACTCGCCCTCTGGCTGATGCTCGCGCCCCTGCTGCTCGTGCGGGCCGCGCGCACCCTCAACCCTCTTTGA
- a CDS encoding TonB-dependent receptor: MHSPYHTRLLSIPLILFTSALSAQTIVPAPTGESDGEIVRLDRYKVVGDNALGIGDITLQSTGLPASVSIIDHDSLERTNFTGDFGGLLRRVPGIMAHNLNQGDTGTSIKMRGFLTRTHGADVAVYVDGIAQNLPSSALSDGMNDLSWLTPEMIERIEVIKGPFSALYGNQNRAGAVNIVTRSVAPDASARVDAGSHGYLHGALTASGQTRGVQGLFAADARHSDGYRDHADSDRLSLFGKTSILHADGVWAARAAFQRAYWNASGMLRLGDLRSGAVSARDRDPYTAPAWGEATRASLVFTRAPARSEEGWNASLGYEYYERTRAVGATATNLNVLYDRRDILGARALRNFLVGNRGSLTVGLEGRYDRGDAESRLWSDNVPTTNYAFNYDLDLLAYGAFVQAQWKLANALKLVGGIRADGFDYDIGNRRQPDASATYSRPVFTPRIGLVLTPASRLEIFANYGQGFRPPASNELSPYSGTGPLDAPGGASVSGLESSTVGSFDLGLRFGFAPGWRFSVEGYHTENDDETTQVSPGVYENVGETTRDGWEVQLEWLPAKNLSLYAGYARIVRARIDTAAPGTADRLSVPGDTWKAGLAYTLTLAETRLILLNADAYYISGIPYFLSGVLHHARPYARYDFRAAYEMKRWQFTLGLTWQPIKNSSEVAYASGGDLALDPRPECEVIAGVRFAF, encoded by the coding sequence ATGCACTCCCCTTATCATACTCGTTTGTTATCCATCCCTCTGATTCTTTTCACATCCGCCCTGTCGGCTCAGACCATCGTTCCCGCCCCAACCGGGGAGTCCGATGGGGAAATCGTCAGGCTTGACCGCTACAAGGTCGTCGGTGACAACGCGCTCGGCATCGGCGACATCACGCTGCAAAGCACGGGCCTGCCGGCGTCCGTCAGCATCATCGACCACGACTCGCTGGAGCGCACGAATTTTACGGGCGACTTTGGCGGTCTCCTGCGCCGCGTGCCCGGCATCATGGCGCACAATCTCAACCAAGGCGACACCGGCACTTCAATCAAGATGCGCGGTTTTCTTACCCGCACCCATGGCGCCGACGTCGCGGTTTACGTGGACGGCATCGCGCAAAACCTCCCCTCCTCCGCGCTCTCCGACGGTATGAATGACCTGAGCTGGCTCACACCGGAGATGATCGAGCGCATTGAGGTCATCAAGGGACCATTCTCCGCGCTCTATGGCAATCAGAACCGCGCCGGTGCGGTCAACATTGTCACGCGTTCGGTGGCCCCGGATGCGTCGGCCCGAGTGGACGCGGGCAGCCATGGCTATCTCCACGGTGCGCTGACCGCCTCCGGCCAGACGCGTGGCGTGCAAGGACTGTTCGCCGCTGATGCCCGGCACTCGGACGGATACCGCGACCACGCGGACTCCGACCGGCTGAGTCTTTTCGGAAAGACCTCCATTCTCCATGCAGATGGTGTGTGGGCCGCCCGCGCCGCCTTTCAGCGCGCCTATTGGAACGCCTCCGGCATGCTGCGTCTGGGCGATCTGCGCTCCGGCGCGGTCAGCGCCCGCGATCGCGATCCCTATACTGCGCCCGCGTGGGGTGAGGCCACCCGGGCCAGCCTCGTCTTCACCCGCGCGCCCGCCAGAAGCGAAGAAGGCTGGAATGCCTCCCTCGGCTACGAGTATTACGAGCGCACCCGTGCGGTAGGGGCCACGGCAACCAACCTCAACGTGCTTTACGACCGACGCGATATCTTGGGCGCCCGTGCATTGCGAAACTTCCTTGTCGGCAACCGCGGTTCGCTGACTGTCGGCCTTGAAGGACGCTATGACCGCGGCGACGCCGAGTCGCGCCTTTGGTCGGACAACGTTCCGACCACCAACTATGCCTTTAACTACGATCTCGACCTGCTCGCCTACGGCGCGTTTGTCCAAGCCCAGTGGAAGCTCGCAAACGCGCTCAAGCTCGTTGGTGGCATTCGCGCCGATGGTTTCGATTACGATATCGGGAATCGTCGCCAGCCCGATGCTTCGGCCACCTACAGTCGTCCGGTTTTCACTCCACGCATCGGCCTCGTGCTCACGCCGGCCAGCCGGTTGGAAATTTTCGCCAATTACGGACAGGGATTCCGCCCGCCTGCATCGAACGAGCTCAGTCCCTATTCCGGCACCGGTCCGCTCGATGCACCTGGTGGTGCGTCCGTGTCCGGGCTGGAGTCGTCCACGGTGGGGTCCTTCGATCTTGGCCTGCGCTTCGGGTTCGCGCCCGGTTGGAGGTTCTCGGTCGAAGGCTATCATACGGAAAACGACGATGAAACGACGCAAGTCTCGCCCGGCGTCTATGAAAACGTCGGCGAGACCACCCGCGATGGCTGGGAAGTGCAGCTCGAATGGCTGCCTGCGAAAAACCTTTCCCTTTACGCTGGCTACGCCCGCATCGTGCGCGCCCGCATCGACACTGCCGCCCCGGGCACGGCCGACCGCTTGTCCGTGCCGGGCGACACGTGGAAAGCCGGCCTTGCCTATACCCTCACCTTGGCCGAAACCCGTCTCATCCTGCTCAATGCAGACGCTTATTACATTTCCGGCATCCCCTATTTCCTGAGCGGCGTGCTCCACCACGCGCGGCCCTACGCGCGCTACGACTTCCGTGCGGCTTACGAAATGAAACGCTGGCAGTTCACTCTCGGGCTGACCTGGCAGCCCATCAAAAACAGCAGCGAGGTGGCCTACGCATCCGGAGGAGATCTTGCGCTGGATCCGCGCCCGGAATGTGAAGTCATCGCCGGCGTGCGCTTCGCTTTCTGA